From a region of the Streptacidiphilus albus JL83 genome:
- a CDS encoding rhodanese-like domain-containing protein has translation MTVAATSSPDSAVLGTAPADPARAAAHFAARLAFEADVSDVHADLLAGVAGLVVVDTRSEAAWAQGHLPGALHLPTGRIAERAPELIDPSLTVVTYCWGPGCNGATRAALAFARLGYRAKEMLGGFEYWAREGFAYETVQGTEQRPVDDLTAPRSGLACDC, from the coding sequence GTGACCGTTGCCGCCACCAGCTCGCCCGACAGCGCCGTCCTCGGCACCGCCCCGGCCGACCCCGCGCGGGCCGCCGCCCACTTCGCCGCGCGGCTGGCCTTCGAGGCGGACGTCTCCGACGTCCACGCGGACCTGCTGGCCGGGGTGGCGGGCCTGGTCGTGGTGGACACCCGCAGCGAGGCGGCCTGGGCCCAGGGACACCTCCCCGGCGCGCTGCACCTCCCGACCGGGCGGATCGCCGAGCGCGCGCCGGAGCTGATCGACCCCTCGCTCACCGTCGTCACCTACTGCTGGGGCCCCGGCTGCAACGGCGCGACCCGCGCCGCCCTGGCCTTCGCCCGCCTCGGCTACCGGGCCAAGGAGATGCTCGGCGGCTTCGAGTACTGGGCCCGCGAGGGCTTCGCCTACGAGACCGTCCAGGGCACCGAACAGCGCCCGGTCGACGACCTCACCGCCCCGCGCTCCGGCCTCGCCTGCGACTGCTGA
- a CDS encoding DUF4230 domain-containing protein — MRSARGSVRGSRRSDEGDAVEQASATRIRREPRRIPWYISIPVTFAVIVALFLAAAKFDWLPGLPNPFATSTVDRSQPAVLQSIENMSDYDAATGNFQIVVDLDQEANYLPSALLGNDTLYVAAGTVQSYVDLGKATVTVSADRRSATLVLPPAQLGQTALNPKQSYVFAQNRGLFNRIGDFFSGNPDDQQKLLVLAAQKIQTAATASGLTQRAEQNTQLMLTGLLRSLGFTSVTVTYK, encoded by the coding sequence ATGAGATCAGCACGCGGCTCCGTACGCGGCAGCCGGCGCTCCGACGAGGGCGATGCCGTGGAACAGGCCTCCGCGACCAGGATCCGGCGCGAACCGCGCCGCATTCCCTGGTACATCAGCATCCCGGTCACCTTCGCGGTGATCGTGGCGCTGTTCCTGGCCGCCGCCAAGTTCGACTGGCTCCCCGGGCTGCCCAACCCCTTCGCCACCAGCACCGTGGACCGGAGCCAGCCGGCGGTGCTCCAGTCCATCGAGAACATGAGCGACTACGACGCCGCCACCGGCAACTTCCAGATCGTGGTCGACCTCGACCAGGAGGCCAACTACCTCCCCTCGGCGCTGCTCGGCAATGACACCCTCTATGTCGCCGCCGGAACCGTCCAGTCCTACGTGGACCTCGGCAAGGCCACGGTGACGGTCTCCGCCGACCGCCGCTCCGCCACGCTGGTGCTGCCGCCCGCCCAACTCGGCCAGACCGCGCTCAACCCCAAGCAGTCCTACGTCTTCGCGCAGAACCGCGGCCTGTTCAACCGGATCGGCGACTTCTTCTCCGGCAACCCCGACGACCAGCAGAAGCTCCTGGTCTTGGCCGCCCAGAAGATCCAGACGGCCGCCACCGCCAGCGGCCTCACCCAACGCGCCGAGCAGAACACCCAGCTCATGCTGACCGGCCTGCTCCGCTCCCTCGGCTTCACCTCGGTGACCGTCACCTACAAGTAG
- the rsgA gene encoding ribosome small subunit-dependent GTPase A produces the protein MSSHAPSSHAPSPCAPSPHAHPLTRYGWDAGLAAEFAPYAAQGLLPGRVVRVDRGRCDLVTQDGTVQADTAFVTPRDPMRIVCTGDWAAVDPHGDPRFVRTLLQRRTAIVRSTSSKRSEAQVLAANVDHIVICVTLAVVPDLERVERLLALALAGSGRSRPAEPLILLTKADLAIDADQIREDVESVAPGVEVLVVSAPTGLGMDALAARLTGTGVLVGQSGAGKSTIANTLLGSPVMDVRRTRVDGKGRHTSTSRDLHPLPGGGVLIDTPGLRGVGLYDAADGVRQVFAEIEALAEGCRFADCRHLHEPDCAVQQALAEGRLTARRLESHRKLVRENAWIASRSDARMRTERLKRWKAGRH, from the coding sequence TTGTCCTCCCACGCTCCGTCCTCCCACGCTCCTTCCCCCTGTGCTCCGTCCCCCCACGCCCATCCGCTGACCCGCTACGGCTGGGACGCCGGGCTGGCGGCCGAGTTCGCCCCGTACGCCGCCCAGGGGCTGCTGCCCGGGCGGGTCGTCCGGGTCGACCGCGGCCGCTGCGACCTGGTCACCCAGGACGGCACCGTCCAGGCCGACACCGCCTTCGTCACGCCGCGCGACCCGATGCGGATCGTCTGCACCGGGGACTGGGCCGCCGTCGACCCGCACGGTGATCCGCGCTTCGTCCGGACCCTGCTCCAGCGCCGGACCGCGATCGTCCGCTCGACCTCGTCCAAGCGCTCCGAGGCCCAGGTCCTGGCGGCCAACGTCGACCACATCGTCATCTGCGTGACGCTCGCGGTCGTGCCCGACCTGGAACGGGTGGAGCGGCTGCTGGCGCTGGCACTGGCCGGCTCCGGCCGCTCCCGTCCCGCCGAGCCGCTGATCCTGCTCACCAAGGCCGACCTGGCCATCGACGCCGACCAGATCCGTGAGGACGTCGAGTCGGTCGCCCCGGGGGTGGAGGTGCTGGTCGTCAGCGCGCCCACCGGCCTCGGCATGGACGCCCTGGCCGCGCGGCTCACCGGCACCGGCGTGCTGGTCGGCCAGTCCGGCGCGGGCAAGTCCACCATCGCCAACACCCTGCTCGGCAGCCCGGTCATGGACGTCCGCCGGACCCGGGTCGACGGGAAGGGCCGGCACACCTCGACCAGCCGCGACCTCCACCCGCTGCCCGGCGGCGGCGTGCTGATCGACACCCCCGGGCTGCGCGGCGTCGGCCTCTACGACGCGGCCGACGGCGTCCGCCAGGTCTTCGCGGAGATCGAGGCCCTCGCCGAGGGCTGCCGCTTCGCCGACTGCCGGCACCTCCACGAACCCGACTGTGCGGTCCAGCAGGCCCTGGCAGAAGGACGGTTGACGGCGCGTCGGCTGGAGAGCCACCGCAAGCTGGTCCGCGAGAACGCCTGGATCGCCTCCCGCAGCGACGCCCGGATGCGGACCGAACGGCTCAAGCGCTGGAAGGCCGGACGCCACTGA